The Butyrivibrio sp. AE3004 genome contains a region encoding:
- a CDS encoding alpha/beta hydrolase, with translation MKTRYHLDKELRFLTMAHLFPNIHVYPFVNVFMGMIPCKSDEKIDVKKHVIPGYEGYKLPTLIIEPRNYKEKLPCIMFFHGGGLILKAAETHYQFAKWYAERTHCRVIMPDYRLMPKYRFPYAVEDCYCAYEWAVANAGNLNIDENKIIVAGDSAGGNIASAVVFMARDRGQILPIGVLMSYPALDRRMDTESMRKYTDTPVLDTGLAKMYWDEMLINGLPQHIEYASPMEAVSFSEFSSTYIEIAEFDSLHDDGVLFAEKLKSANIPVELHEVKGTCHGFEVAFKSRIVRESLDRRIAWIKKTLA, from the coding sequence ATGAAGACTAGATATCACTTAGATAAAGAACTGAGATTTTTAACGATGGCACATCTTTTTCCCAACATTCATGTCTATCCATTTGTGAATGTGTTTATGGGAATGATTCCCTGCAAATCAGATGAGAAAATAGACGTGAAAAAACATGTCATCCCAGGGTATGAAGGATATAAGCTGCCTACTTTGATAATAGAGCCCAGAAATTATAAGGAAAAACTTCCATGTATCATGTTCTTCCATGGCGGAGGGCTGATATTAAAAGCAGCAGAAACACATTATCAGTTTGCAAAATGGTATGCAGAAAGAACTCACTGCAGAGTTATAATGCCGGACTATCGGCTAATGCCAAAGTATCGTTTTCCATATGCTGTGGAAGATTGCTATTGTGCATATGAATGGGCTGTAGCTAATGCCGGGAATCTGAATATCGATGAAAATAAGATTATAGTCGCAGGAGACAGTGCCGGTGGTAACATTGCATCAGCAGTAGTTTTCATGGCCAGGGACAGAGGACAAATCCTACCTATTGGAGTACTTATGTCTTATCCTGCGCTGGATAGGCGGATGGATACAGAATCGATGAGAAAATATACAGATACGCCGGTTCTGGATACAGGTCTTGCAAAAATGTATTGGGATGAAATGTTAATAAACGGACTTCCCCAACATATAGAGTATGCTTCTCCTATGGAGGCAGTGTCTTTTTCTGAATTTTCGTCAACATACATAGAGATTGCAGAATTTGATTCTCTTCACGATGATGGAGTTTTATTTGCAGAAAAGTTGAAATCAGCTAATATACCCGTGGAGCTTCATGAAGTAAAAGGCACTTGTCATGGCTTTGAGGTGGCTTTTAAGAGCAGAATTGTCAGAGAGTCACTTGATAGAAGGATTGCTTGGATAAAAAAAACATTAGCATAA
- a CDS encoding glycerate kinase family protein, whose translation MRIVTAIDSFKGSMTSIEAGNAVAEGVKRVFPKAEVEVRPLADGGEGTVDALIDGMNGIRELVTVTGPFGKPVECVYGIIRETMTAVIEMSGAAGITLASRSELNPLEATTYGVGEVIRDAIGKGCRRFIVGIGGSATNDGGVGMLQALGYGFLDKDGRQIERGAKGLKNLESITDEYVLPALKECEFMVACDVTNPLCGSEGCSAVYGPQKGATPSMIPDMDKWLGFYATLAKEKYPKADAKYPGTGAAGGMGFAFLTFTDAVLAPGINIVIEETRLDDYIKVADIVVTGEGMLDFQTAMGKAPIGVAKLAKKYSKTVIAFAGGVTPDATACNENGIDAFFPIVRGVATLDEAMSTDNAKRNLADTTEQVMRLVKVRYPNNAYEKL comes from the coding sequence ATGAGAATTGTAACCGCTATAGATTCATTCAAAGGCAGTATGACTTCAATAGAAGCAGGAAATGCTGTTGCTGAAGGAGTAAAAAGAGTATTTCCTAAGGCGGAAGTGGAAGTCAGACCTCTTGCGGACGGTGGTGAAGGAACTGTAGATGCACTGATTGATGGAATGAACGGTATAAGAGAACTTGTGACTGTTACCGGTCCGTTTGGTAAGCCGGTTGAATGCGTTTACGGCATCATCAGGGAAACAATGACTGCTGTAATAGAGATGAGCGGAGCAGCAGGAATTACATTGGCATCAAGGAGTGAACTCAATCCTCTTGAAGCTACAACCTATGGCGTAGGTGAGGTAATCAGAGATGCTATAGGGAAAGGCTGCAGAAGATTTATCGTAGGTATTGGAGGAAGCGCCACAAATGATGGTGGCGTAGGAATGCTCCAGGCACTTGGCTACGGTTTTCTTGATAAAGATGGCCGTCAGATTGAACGTGGTGCAAAAGGCCTTAAAAATCTTGAATCAATTACGGATGAGTATGTGTTACCGGCATTGAAAGAGTGTGAATTTATGGTTGCCTGTGATGTTACAAATCCTTTATGCGGAAGTGAAGGTTGCAGTGCTGTATATGGACCCCAAAAAGGTGCAACACCCTCAATGATACCGGATATGGATAAATGGCTTGGCTTTTATGCTACTCTTGCAAAAGAAAAATATCCTAAGGCTGACGCCAAATATCCGGGGACCGGTGCAGCGGGAGGAATGGGATTTGCTTTTCTTACCTTTACCGATGCAGTCTTAGCCCCCGGAATTAATATTGTTATAGAGGAAACAAGGCTGGATGACTATATCAAAGTCGCAGACATTGTTGTTACAGGTGAGGGAATGCTTGATTTTCAAACAGCTATGGGCAAGGCTCCAATCGGTGTGGCGAAGCTTGCAAAAAAGTACTCCAAAACAGTCATTGCTTTTGCCGGGGGTGTTACTCCGGATGCTACAGCCTGTAATGAAAATGGAATAGATGCTTTCTTTCCCATAGTAAGAGGCGTAGCCACTTTAGATGAGGCAATGAGCACAGACAATGCAAAGAGAAACCTGGCTGATACTACAGAGCAGGTGATGCGTTTGGTTAAGGTAAGGTATCCCAACAATGCATATGAAAAGCTGTAA
- a CDS encoding histidine phosphatase family protein — protein sequence MRLLFIRHGDPNYTLDNLTDKGKIEAELLAKQIENYGIDDIYMSPLGRAKATAEYSLKVLGKEATVCDWLMEFPALFDANTADDETRLAYPNELKLDETTGKYDKRIVWDIMPSYYANHSELFDVVKWRESKLVKNTNMIETYDHVILEFDKMLSDYGYERNGNVYRVRQNNENILGLFCHFGITSVLLSHLWSVSPFITMQFLAMAPTSVTEIVTEEREKGIAIFRTLRIGDTTHLTMGKEPPSFSARFCERFENDDERH from the coding sequence ATGAGACTTTTATTTATTAGGCATGGTGATCCGAACTATACATTGGATAATCTCACGGATAAAGGTAAGATTGAAGCTGAGCTGCTTGCAAAACAAATAGAAAATTATGGAATAGATGATATATATATGTCACCCCTTGGTAGAGCAAAAGCCACAGCTGAGTATTCGCTAAAGGTTTTAGGGAAAGAGGCCACAGTATGCGACTGGCTCATGGAATTTCCGGCCTTGTTCGATGCAAATACCGCAGATGATGAAACAAGGCTTGCTTATCCAAATGAGCTTAAACTGGATGAAACTACGGGAAAGTATGATAAAAGGATAGTTTGGGATATAATGCCATCATATTATGCAAACCATTCGGAATTATTTGATGTTGTCAAGTGGAGAGAATCCAAATTGGTAAAAAATACAAACATGATAGAAACATATGATCATGTTATTTTGGAGTTTGATAAAATGCTATCGGACTACGGATATGAGAGGAATGGAAACGTCTACAGAGTACGTCAAAACAATGAGAATATTCTGGGATTGTTCTGCCATTTTGGAATTACATCAGTTTTGCTCTCGCATCTGTGGAGTGTATCACCCTTTATTACGATGCAATTTCTTGCAATGGCACCAACTTCTGTAACAGAGATTGTTACAGAGGAACGCGAAAAGGGGATAGCCATTTTCAGGACCTTACGCATTGGTGACACTACACACCTTACTATGGGTAAAGAACCACCTTCATTTTCTGCAAGATTCTGCGAACGATTCGAAAATGATGATGAGAGGCATTAA
- a CDS encoding cupin domain-containing protein: MERAEYLKQKYHLEKHPEGGCFAEVYTAPFSHEDRSLMGSIYFLLEGEDISHFHQIDCDEIWYHHEGCGLKITMIIDGSVSEAVIGPDDDQLAMVVIPKAPFLQQKTFIRVVSVLCLVQQLLSLLMMDSDLSWIKR, translated from the coding sequence ATGGAGAGAGCAGAGTATTTAAAACAGAAATACCATTTGGAAAAGCATCCTGAAGGAGGATGTTTTGCAGAAGTTTACACAGCACCTTTTTCTCATGAAGATCGGTCGCTTATGGGAAGTATCTACTTTCTGCTTGAAGGAGAGGATATTTCGCATTTTCATCAGATAGACTGTGATGAAATCTGGTACCACCATGAGGGCTGCGGGCTGAAGATTACCATGATCATAGACGGAAGTGTATCAGAGGCTGTAATCGGTCCTGACGATGACCAGCTTGCAATGGTGGTAATACCAAAAGCGCCATTTTTGCAGCAGAAAACCTTTATAAGGGTAGTTTCTGTTTTATGTCTTGTGCAACAACTCCTAAGTTTACTTATGATGGATTCAGACTTGTCTTGGATAAAGAGATAA
- a CDS encoding DUF1284 domain-containing protein, which produces MYGIIKLRPHHLLCTQGYSGKGYSEGFVSNMDIVTKSLRNNPDENVEIIFTTDCLCSDCPSKLSEGVCKTDEKVQRFDKGVIDALGLKEGVYSYQELITKLDEYLGSGKEDERLKVICGDCEWYPVSSGWRNIRDKALNVVAFVFL; this is translated from the coding sequence GTGTACGGAATAATTAAACTCAGACCGCATCACCTATTGTGTACGCAAGGGTACAGCGGAAAAGGATACTCGGAAGGATTTGTCTCCAATATGGATATAGTCACAAAAAGCCTTCGCAATAATCCTGATGAGAATGTGGAAATCATTTTTACAACGGATTGCTTATGTAGCGACTGCCCATCCAAATTGTCAGAGGGTGTATGTAAGACAGATGAAAAGGTTCAGCGTTTTGATAAAGGTGTAATAGACGCATTGGGACTTAAAGAAGGGGTTTATTCATATCAGGAGCTGATCACCAAGCTTGATGAATACCTGGGTTCCGGAAAAGAAGATGAGCGGCTTAAAGTCATCTGTGGGGACTGTGAATGGTATCCGGTAAGTTCAGGCTGGAGAAATATCAGGGATAAAGCATTAAATGTAGTAGCTTTTGTTTTCTTATGA
- a CDS encoding NAD-dependent protein deacylase, which yields MLLPNFSSQREKEKYFRSLNDEQKIDALNEMVDISEHIVFLGGAGVSTESGIPDFRSKNGLYHKKDKRFSMYKPEYLLSYDCLNKRPAVFFDYFRKNLDCRSIEPNNAHRKLFQMEQRGKLDGVITQNIDGLHQKAGSKKVCEIHGSALRSYCVSCKTDYGADFIFENTEDVPHCPKCGKVIRPDVTLYGEFLPQRDYEEAVALIRYADLLIIGGTSLEVGSAAQLAHMYHGKFLVIINKGKTKMEGRADLVFHDSIGKIMNQIEI from the coding sequence ATGCTTTTACCGAATTTTTCATCACAAAGGGAAAAAGAAAAGTACTTCCGTTCTCTTAATGACGAGCAGAAAATAGATGCTCTAAATGAGATGGTAGATATCTCGGAGCACATAGTGTTTCTTGGCGGGGCCGGGGTGTCCACAGAAAGTGGTATTCCTGACTTTAGAAGTAAGAACGGCCTGTATCATAAGAAGGATAAGCGGTTCTCTATGTATAAACCTGAATATCTCTTAAGCTATGACTGTCTAAATAAGAGACCCGCAGTTTTCTTTGATTATTTTCGCAAGAACCTTGACTGTAGGAGTATAGAACCAAACAATGCCCATAGAAAGCTTTTCCAGATGGAACAGAGGGGCAAGCTAGATGGAGTTATTACACAGAACATAGACGGACTTCATCAGAAAGCTGGTAGTAAAAAGGTATGTGAGATACATGGTAGTGCTCTTAGGAGTTACTGTGTAAGCTGCAAGACAGATTATGGTGCGGATTTCATATTTGAGAATACAGAAGATGTTCCACATTGTCCTAAGTGCGGCAAAGTTATAAGACCAGATGTTACTCTTTATGGAGAGTTCCTTCCGCAGCGGGATTACGAAGAGGCTGTAGCACTTATAAGATATGCAGATCTTCTTATCATAGGTGGAACATCGCTGGAGGTCGGATCAGCAGCGCAGCTTGCGCATATGTACCACGGAAAGTTTCTTGTGATCATAAACAAAGGCAAGACCAAGATGGAAGGCAGGGCAGACCTTGTTTTTCATGATAGCATTGGGAAAATAATGAATCAGATAGAAATATAA